The following coding sequences lie in one Spinacia oleracea cultivar Varoflay chromosome 1, BTI_SOV_V1, whole genome shotgun sequence genomic window:
- the LOC110780105 gene encoding uncharacterized protein, with product MANQLSNQTPKNKPQNLIFCPDKYIFYSCPRAVEFWSKVKFIPKVRCSNSDFQNWFMENVSESKNVDELDIEHATVFIFCIWRMWLRRNMDKNNMYIDGVAGTTTTVSATTAETQAILLALSWAAVNKWEDTVGTPKKPKKPVFANKKARFDEGSGSRSKEGKEAAESVASRSYNGLSNSFEPKKKLSTTILLILSLTITIATAADDDSLVLDVEGNPLEAGSPYYVRTELSKLQIGGGLVFASKPNHPECPQYVAQLAEGWNGESPITFLPSDPSNKHIHISSDLNIIFNNTTSTVCSQGAWQLTPDANSGKLYLSTGGSIGKPSSQTTAANWLKIERSSVDSSFYQLEYCPSSTSTNIVCGVIDALDYTDDFRLVWLGLSPVRITNFFHLLSFIKA from the exons ATGGCTAATCAACTTTCAAATCAAACCCCAAAGAACAAACCCCAAAATCTCATTTTCTGCCCTGACAAGTATATCTTCTACAGCTGCCCTAGGGCAGTTGAGTTTTGGTCAAAAGTCAAGTTTATCCCCAAAGTTAGATGCTCCAACTCAGATTTTCAAAATTGGTTCATGGAAAATGTTTCTGAAAGCAAAAATGTAGATGAGTTAGATATAGAACAtgcaactgtttttatcttctGTATTTGGAGAATGTGGTTGAGAAGAAACAT GGATAAGAACAACATGTATATAGATGGAGTTGCTGGTACCACAACAACAGTGTCAGCTACAACTGCTGAAACTCAAGCAATCTTGCTAGCTCTATCTTGGGCTGCTGTCAATAAGTGGGAGGATACTGTG GGAACTCCTAAGAAGCCAAAGAAGCCTGTTTTTGCAAACAAGAAGGCGAGATTCGATGAAGGAAGTGGATCACGTAGCAAGGAAGGCAAGGAGGCTGCTGAATCCGTCGCATCAAGGAGTTA TAATGGTTTAAGTAACTCTttcgaaccaaaaaaaaaactttcaaCCACAATCCTCCTTATCTTATCTCTTACGATTACTATAGCAACCGCAGCCGACGACGACTCTCTCGTGCTAGACGTCGAAGGGAACCCACTCGAAGCAGGCTCACCCTATTACGTCCGCACCGAACTATCGAAACTCCAAATCGGGGGTGGCCTAGTCTTCGCATCAAAACCAAACCACCCCGAATGCCCTCAATACGTAGCCCAATTAGCCGAAGGCTGGAACGGGGAATCCCCAATAACGTTCCTCCCATCTGACCCATCAAACAAACATATCCACATTTCTTCAGACCTTAACATAATATTCAACAACACCACATCTACCGTCTGCTCTCAAGGGGCATGGCAGCTCACCCCCGATGCTAACTCCGGTAAATTATACTTATCTACCGGAGGAAGTATCGGAAAACCGAGTTCGCAAACGACAGCTGCTAATTGGTTAAAGATAGAGAGAAGTAGTGTTGATTCGAGCTTTTATCAACTCGAGTATTGTCCTAGTAGTACTTCAACTAATATAGTGTGCGGCGTTATCGACGCTCTTGATTATACAGATGATTTCCGCTTGGTGTGGTTGGGTCTCTCACCGGTTCGTATCACTAATTTCTTCCATTTGCTCAGTTTCATTAAAGCTTAA
- the LOC130459730 gene encoding uncharacterized protein encodes MQIFQAPQGRNVVRATGARRMRRRPTTRASTSSAAAAVEGRLLGVMDDRGKYIYISLEEMEVVDDYIKREGRVSPRVACPISYTEYVFTKTYHLIKRQNSDKTSIKIGAIFQKQMSFSKKFDFVL; translated from the exons ATGCAAATATTTCAGGCTCCTCAGGGGAGAAATGTGGTTCGCGCTACTGGGGCTCGTCGTATGCGTAGGAGGCCAACGACCAGGGCTAGTACATCTTCAGCTGCAGCAGCTGTTGAAG GAAGGCTTTTAGGAGTCATGGACGATAGAGgaaagtacatatatatctcACTTGAAGAAATGGAAGTTGTTGATGATTATATCAAGCGTGAAGGCAGGGTTAGCCCGAGGGTGGCGTGCCCCAtatcatatacggagtatgtttttacaaaaacataTCACCTCATTAAACGACAAAATAGTGATAAGACAAGCATTAAAATAGGCgccatttttcaaaaacagatgtcattttccaaaaaatttGATTTTGTCCTTTAG
- the LOC110782823 gene encoding kunitz trypsin inhibitor 5 codes for MIHYFLSAATILLFLSLSPPTTTAANPAVLDINGHPLRPRSNYYILPVVRGRGGGLTMLSKNTTEVCPLYVAQENHEVSNGLPLKFYSVNPKDTKIFVSTDLNFVFDASTICVQSNTWELTIDEETGRRYIGVGGEIGNPGVQTVSNWFKIEKAGSGKYDYKIVYCAGVCNFCKIMCGDIGAFVEEDGRRLLGFSGQPLLVRFKKA; via the coding sequence atgatccATTACTTCCTCTCAGCAGCCACCATCCTCCTATTCTTATCCCTTTCTCCACCCACCACCACCGCTGCCAACCCCGCCGTCCTCGACATCAATGGCCACCCTCTTCGCCCGCGATCCAACTACTACATCCTCCCAGTAGTCCGCGGCCGAGGCGGTGGGCTAACAATGTTATCAAAGAACACCACTGAAGTATGTCCACTCTACGTAGCACAAGAAAACCATGAAGTCTCAAATGGCCTACCTCTTAAGTTCTACTCGGTCAACCCTAAAGACACAAAGATATTTGTCTCAACTGACCTCAACTTCGTCTTCGATGCCTCCACCATCTGCGTTCAATCCAACACTTGGGAGTTAACCATCGATGAAGAGACCGGAAGGCGGTACATTGGTGTCGGAGGAGAAATCGGTAATCCTGGAGTGCAAACGGTTAGTAACTGGTTTAAGATAGAGAAGGCGGGAAGTGGGAAGTATGATTATAAGATTGTGTATTGTGCTGGTGTTTGTAACTTTTGTAAGATTATGTGTGGAGATATTGGTGCTTTTGTTGAGGAAGATGGGAGGAGGTTGTTGGGTTTTAGTGGTCAGCCTCTTTTGGTTAGGTTCAAGAAAGCTTAA
- the LOC110782975 gene encoding COBRA-like protein 10 — translation MKTCLRSSPKIPWRLPLLLFIAFIFLCSIVEVCQAKPKPKAKDKDKDVDEFGDPKTGSDAFGGSSGSGGPPGPPKIPKEAQSCDGIYISYNFLGREKEYPHVKNTTAQSWAFKSQLQLVNMGITELKTWKVFVGFQHKELLVSTDGAVLVDGDDFPAQVGINGTTIAGYPQADLKTSIDTAGDFTQIAVQVGLKGTQFGVKPPGIPMPKTIKLQNDGFKCPAPSKRKSNIYLCCRKDKKFKVNNRLKYTKKKAGDLNIMYDVLQTSGNNYMAQVTMDNDHPLGRLDHWNLTWEWMRGEFISTMRGAFTHLKDPAQCIYGPAGQYYQDMDFTQVMNCERNPVISDLPAEMKDNEKIGKLPYCCRNGTVLPKIMNETESRSIFQMQVFKIPPDMNRTALYPPQNWKPTGVLNPNYKCGPPIRVEPSEFPDPSGLQATVLAIASWQVVCNITRPKEKQNRCCVSFSAFYNESVVPCNTCACGCDNLPEDRQCSTKAPAMLLPPESLLVPFDNRTDKAVAWSKIKHYQTWDPLPCPDNCGVSVNWHVDADYKSGWTARMTIFNWGDTAFEDWFVAVQMGKASQGYDKAYSFNGTMLKDLNDTIFLQGLKGLNFLIAETNGSKPSDPRVPGKQQSVISFHKKLNWHLNIPAGDGFPKKLLFNGEECALPNFVPEKSGGIPSKRTNTIITFLFTSIITLFLVR, via the exons ATGAAAACGTGCCTTAGATCTTCCCCAAAAATACCATGGAGGTTaccattattattattcattgcttttattttcctaTGTTCAATAGTTGAGGTATGTCAAGCCAAACCCAAACCTAAAGCCAAAGACAAAGACAAAGACGTGGATGAGTTTGGTGATCCGAAAACAGGTTCTGATGCCTTTGGAGGAAGCTCTGGTTCTGGAGGACCCCCTGGACCTCCAAAGATCCCCAAAGAAGCCCAAAGTTGTGATGGTATTTACATCTCCTACAACTTCTTAGGGCGTGAGAAAGAGTACCCTCATGTAAAGAACACGACAGCCCAATCGTGGGCCTTTAAGTCTCAACTGCAGCTCGTGAACATGGGGATTACCGAGCTCAAGACATGGAAGGTCTTTGTCGGGTTCCAACATAAAGAGCTTTTGGTGTCGACTGATGGAGCTGTTTTGGTGGACGGGGATGATTTTCCTGCCCAAGTTGGTATCAATGGTACCACTATTGCAGGGTATCCACAAGCGGATCTCAAGACCTCCATCGATACAGCTGGAGATTTTACCCAGATTGCGGTGCAGGTTGGCCTTAAGGGCACTCAATTTGGGGTCAAGCCTCCAGGAATCCCAATGCCTAAGACCATTAAGCTTCAAAATGATGGTTTCAAGTGCCCTGCTCCCTCTAAACGCA AAAGCAACATCTATTTATGTTGTCGGAAAGACAAGAAGTTCAAGGTGAACAACAGGCTGAAGTACACAAAAAAGAAAGCCGGTGACCTGAACATTATGTACGATGTGTTGCAAACAAGCGGTAACAACTACATGGCGCAAGTAACAATGGACAACGATCACCCATTGGGTCGCCTAGACCATTGGAATTTAACATGGGAGTGGATGAGAGGAGAATTCATTTCCACAATGCGGGGCGCCTTTACCCACCTCAAGGATCCGGCTCAGTGCATTTATGGGCCTGCAGGCCAATACTACCAGGATATGGACTTCACTCAAGTGATGAACTGTGAGAGGAATCCAGTAATATCTGACTTGCCTGCTGAAATGAAGGATAATGAGAAGATAGGCAAGTTGCCTTATTGTTGTAGGAATGGCACTGTGTTGCCCAAGATTATGAATGAGACCGAGTCAAGATCTATTTTCCAGATGCAAGTGTTTAAGATTCCTCCCGATATGAACCGTACTGCTCTCTACCCACCCCAAAATTGGAAGCCCACGGGTGTTCTCAACCCCAACTACAAGTGCGGCCCTCCAATACGAGTCGAACCCTCAGAGTTTCCAGACCCCAGCGGATTGCAG GCTACTGTTTTGGCAATAGCAAGCTGGCAAGTGGTGTGCAACATAACCCGTCCAAAGGAGAAGCAAAACAGATGTTGTGTGTCATTCTCGGCCTTCTACAACGAGTCAGTGGTGCCATGCAACACCTGTGCTTGTGGGTGTGACAACCTTCCAGAAGATAGACAATGCAGCACCAAAGCACCCGCCATGCTCCTCCCCCCCGAGTCTTTACTTGTGCCCTTTGATAACCGGACCGACAAAGCCGTTGCTTGGTCAAAGATCAAACACTATCAGACATGGGACCCATTGCCCTGCCCTGACAATTGTGGGGTCAGTGTCAACTGGCACGTCGATGCAGACTATAAAAGCGGGTGGACTGCCCGCATGACCATCTTCAACTGGGGTGACACTGCCTTTGAGGATTGGTTTGTTGCGGTTCAGATGGGAAAGGCATCACAAGGGTATGATAAGGCCTACTCTTTCAATGGGACAATGTTGAAGGACCTGAATGACACTATATTCTTGCAAGGATTGAAGGGGCTAAATTTCCTGATTGCTGAGACAAATGGATCCAAACCCAGCGACCCAAGGGTGCCCGGGAAGCAACAATCTGTCATTTCCTTCCACAAGAAGCTAAATTGGCATCTCAACATTCCTGCAGGTGATGGGTTCCCCAAAAAGCTACTCTTCAATGGGGAGGAATGTGCACTGCCTAATTTTGTTCCAGAAAAGAGTGGAGGCATCCCATCAAAACGGACGAATACTATCATTACTTTCCTCTTCACTTCTATCATCACCTTATTCTTGGTGAGATAA